The following coding sequences are from one Gadus morhua chromosome 10, gadMor3.0, whole genome shotgun sequence window:
- the tmem126a gene encoding transmembrane protein 126A: protein MSENSTTSAEGAPPRAIVMEMMIANFKRLPELDQKFFNYGPLYLGGNAAFAGLIANSFFRRALNVTQARLASSVPMAVLPFITTVAFYNAAVSSPLLSGDLNCPSCALMRGALIGVVGGGIYPILLALPVNAGLASAYNSAPMPVKGNAFRFAIDISRPVLTKMRPVLVLQALFGTYLSSRHFDTYKKLVEIVSGSGAEELMD from the coding sequence ATGTCTGAAAACAGCACTACAAGCGCGGAAGGAGCGCCTCCGAGAGCAATCGTGATGGAGATGATGATCGCTAATTTTAAAAGGCTACCTGAACTAGACCAGAAGTTTTTCAACTATGGACCTTTGTACTTGGGAGGAAACGCGGCATTTGCTGGTCTTATAGCAAACAGTTTCTTTCGGAGGGCGCTGAATGTCACCCAGGCGCGCCTTGCATCGTCGGTCCCGATGGCCGTCCTCCCATTCATCACGACAGTCGCCTTTTACAACGCCGCAGTGTCCAGTCCTTTACTTTCTGGGGATCTCAACTGTCCATCGTGTGCTTTGATGAGAGGAGCACTTATCGGCGTCGTCGGCGGTGGGATTTACCCCATTCTGTTGGCGTTACCCGTGAACGCAGGACTCGCATCCGCATATAACTCTGCACCAATGCCAGTCAAAGGGAATGCATTTCGATTTGCCATCGACATTTCTCGGCCGGTCCTGACCAAAATGAGGCCAGTGTTGGTGCTTCAGGCGTTATTTGGTACCTACCTGAGTTCGCGACACTTTGACACCTATAAGAAGCTTGTTGAGATTGTGTCTGGCTCTGGGGCCGAAGAGCTCATGGATTAA
- the LOC115552560 gene encoding ras-GEF domain-containing family member 1C, with translation MPQTTCPPGTMFTPPSGFSPHLAGTEPGEEEEAPQEGPVPGACMADGPLITSASLETLIQNLVPTADYYPEKPYVFTFLLSARLFIPPPELLSRVCELCIKQQQLDQSPLDAAKVRKFGPKLLQLLKEWTETFPSDFREEKMVGHLEDLIHRIAPCDEAYWKTMNQVLQKLNQKLALMSQGEDSVVRLSLTASSISDKLASFKAKPPPIQKDMLAICNDPYTLAQQLTHVELEHLGHIGPEEFVQAFVQKDPLDTTQPCFSDHKKTSNLEAYVRWFNRLCYLVATEICMPGKKKQRAQVIEFFIDVARECFNIGNFNSLMAIISGMNMSPVSRLKKTWGKAKTAKFFILEHQMDPTGNFYNYRTALRGAAHRSQTANSSRERIVIPFFSLLIKDIYFLNEGCANRLPNGHVNFEKFVELARQVGEFMTWKQVECPFEQDRTILHYLHTAPIFSEDGLYLASYESESPENQVEKDRWKALRSNVLGKT, from the exons ATGCCCCAGACCACGTGCCCGCCCGGCACCATGTTCACCCCCCCCAGTGGGTTCAGCCCCCACCTGGCCGGCACTGAgcccggggaggaggaggaggccccccaGGAGGGCCCGGTGCCTGGGGCCTGCATGGCCGACGGGCCCCTCATCACCTCCGCCTCCCTGGAGACCCTCATCCAGAACCTCGTGCCCACCGCCGACTACTACCCCGAG AAACCCTACGTGTTCACCTTCCTGCTGAGCGCTCGGCTCTTCATCCCCCCTCCCGAGCTGCTATCCAGGGTGTGTGAGCTGTGCatcaagcagcagcagctggaccAAAGCCCGCTGGACGCG GCCAAGGTCCGGAAGTTTGGCCCCAAGCTCCTGCAGCTGCTGAAGGAGTGGACCGAGACGTTCCCCTCGGACTTCAGGGAGGAGAAGATGGTGGGACACCTGGAGGACCTCATTCACAGGATAGCCCCCTGCGATGAG GCCTACTGGAAGACCATGAACCAGGTGCTGCAGAAGCTCAACCAGAAGCTGGCGCTGATGAGCCAGGGAGAGGACAGCGTGGTGCGCCTCTCCCTCACCGCCTCCTCCATCTCCGACAAGCTGGCCTCCTTCAAGGCCAAGCCCCCGCCCATCCAGAAGGACATGCTGGCCATCTGCAACGACCCCTACACGCTGGCACAGCAGCTCACCCACGTAGAGCTG GAACACCTTGGTCACATCGGACCGGAGGAGTTCGTCCAGGCTTTCGTTCAGAAAGACCCACTAGACACCACGCAG CCTTGCTTCAGCGACCACAAGAAGACGTCTAACCTGGAGGCCTACGTCAGGTGGTTCAACAGACTGTGCTACCTGGTGGCGACTGAGATATGCATG CCGGGCAAGAAGAAGCAGAGGGCCCAGGTGATAGAGTTCTTCATCGACGTCGCCAGGGAATGCTTCAACATCGGAAACTTTAACTCCCTAATGGCCATCATAT CTGGTATGAACATGAGTCCGGTGTCGCGGCTGAAGAAGACCTGGGGGAAAGCCAAAACTGCAAAGTTCTTCATCTTGGAG CATCAGATGGATCCCACCGGAAACTTCTACAACTACAGAACAGCTCTCCGGGGAGCCGCCCACCGCTCGCAGACAGCtaacagcagcagagagaga ATTGTGATTCCTTTCTTCAGCCTGCTGATCAAAGACATTTACTTCCTCAACGAGGGATGCGCCAATCGCCTTCCCAATGGTCATGTCAACTTTGAG AAATTTGTGGAGCTGGCGAGGCAGGTTGGAGAATTCATGACCTGGAAACAAGTGGAGTGTCCATTTGAGCAAGACCGGACCATCCTGCACTACCTCCACACGGCCCCTATCTTCAGCGAGGATG GGCTCTACTTGGCCTCATATGAGAGTGAGAGTCCAGAGAACCAGGTGGAGAAGGACAGGTGGAAAGCACTCAG GTCCAATGTTCTCGGCAAGACATGA